The proteins below come from a single Desulfitobacterium metallireducens DSM 15288 genomic window:
- a CDS encoding C40 family peptidase has protein sequence MFKFSNQSFKRVIVFLSRFSLKGISFKKISLKKISLKDVSFKRIPWKSPQFIGGALIVTIVLVGSSLAFAHPPAYALLVDSNQKTTEAATQHAVALKIDGTTVAILANEDEANTLLQQYKDSFADPSSENKIDSVSFVEKVTIETMDASPSEIQPLDKTLQLLIDGHLTTKEYTVQKNDSWWLVARKNDMLTKDVLAGNPGMTESSPLKPGQVIKLVDTTPYLTVISKGTYTETQDIPYNTETKTDSSLRSGQTKVITPGSNGSKVVTYAYEQRNGHDVQRSVTSEQVTKQPVTQVVLQGPKTSGATNVSVSRGSNGSSLINHAMSLIGTPYVWGGTTQSGFDCSGFTQYVYRGSGISIPRTSYAQFASGTSVSRNNLSPGDLVFFNTDGPGASHVGIYIGGGSFVHAANPRRGVTTNSLNESYYASHYLGARRY, from the coding sequence ATGTTTAAATTTAGTAATCAGAGCTTCAAACGTGTAATCGTGTTTCTCAGTCGTTTCTCACTCAAAGGTATTTCCTTTAAGAAGATTTCTCTGAAAAAGATATCTCTCAAAGACGTCTCTTTCAAACGTATTCCGTGGAAGTCTCCTCAGTTTATCGGCGGAGCCTTGATTGTCACAATCGTATTGGTGGGATCATCCCTCGCTTTTGCCCATCCCCCTGCCTATGCCTTATTGGTTGATTCCAATCAAAAAACCACTGAAGCAGCAACCCAACACGCAGTTGCCCTGAAAATTGATGGCACTACGGTTGCTATTTTAGCAAATGAAGATGAGGCAAACACCTTGCTCCAACAATACAAGGACAGTTTTGCCGATCCGAGTTCCGAAAATAAAATCGACTCGGTGAGTTTTGTTGAAAAGGTGACGATTGAGACGATGGACGCTTCTCCCTCGGAAATTCAACCCCTCGATAAGACCTTGCAACTTCTGATCGATGGCCATCTCACCACCAAGGAGTATACGGTTCAAAAAAATGACTCTTGGTGGTTGGTTGCTCGTAAGAATGATATGTTAACTAAAGATGTCCTCGCAGGAAACCCGGGGATGACCGAGAGTAGTCCGTTAAAACCCGGTCAAGTGATTAAATTGGTGGATACAACACCGTATCTCACTGTGATCAGCAAAGGCACATACACCGAAACCCAAGACATACCTTATAATACCGAAACCAAAACGGATTCGAGTTTGCGAAGCGGCCAAACGAAAGTCATCACTCCAGGGAGCAATGGATCAAAAGTAGTTACTTATGCCTATGAACAAAGAAATGGTCATGATGTCCAACGCAGTGTAACGAGTGAGCAAGTTACAAAACAACCCGTTACACAAGTCGTCCTTCAAGGACCGAAAACTTCAGGGGCTACGAACGTTAGTGTTTCTCGTGGATCTAATGGTTCATCACTTATCAATCACGCTATGAGCTTGATCGGAACGCCTTATGTGTGGGGTGGAACGACCCAAAGCGGGTTTGACTGTTCAGGCTTTACACAATACGTTTATCGTGGGTCGGGAATTTCAATACCCCGTACCTCCTATGCCCAATTTGCTTCTGGGACTTCCGTGAGCCGGAATAACTTATCCCCTGGTGACTTGGTATTTTTCAACACCGATGGACCTGGAGCTTCCCATGTGGGAATCTATATCGGTGGAGGGAGTTTCGTTCATGCCGCTAACCCCCGCCGTGGTGTGACTACAAATAGCTTGAACGAAAGTTATTACGCATCACATTATCTGGGTGCCCGTCGCTATTAA
- a CDS encoding YolD-like family protein, with the protein MAASRPRAKMPVSERAKQFMPFAAVRGLNEALAKKERDLGIVQKTELSEEMADELNAKLALLQKGSIATVTYFCDGEYRSISGEVLLFNVVNRILRIADTKITFDDILDISMEETAEEDSRHGVL; encoded by the coding sequence GTGGCAGCAAGTAGACCGAGAGCTAAAATGCCCGTATCCGAGCGGGCAAAGCAGTTTATGCCCTTTGCTGCCGTAAGAGGTCTCAATGAGGCTCTGGCGAAGAAAGAGCGTGATCTTGGCATTGTCCAGAAAACGGAGCTGTCCGAGGAGATGGCGGACGAACTTAACGCGAAGCTTGCCTTGCTGCAAAAAGGCAGTATTGCGACTGTTACCTATTTCTGTGATGGTGAGTATCGTTCCATAAGCGGTGAGGTATTACTTTTCAATGTGGTTAACCGCATCTTGCGCATCGCTGATACGAAAATTACATTTGATGACATTCTGGACATTTCAATGGAAGAAACAGCTGAAGAAGATTCGCGGCATGGAGTTTTATGA
- a CDS encoding DNA repair protein, with amino-acid sequence MTNRSYLCIDLKSFYASVECVERGLDPMTTNLVVADPERSDKTICLAITPTMKALGIHNRCRVFEIPKNIKYIMVEPRMQKYIDYAAEIYGIYLQYISKDDIHVYSIDEAFLDVTSYLSHYGLTAKEMALKLMAEVLRKTGIRATCGIGTNLYLAKIALDITAKHSPDFIGILDEESYQKTLWDHKPITDFWRVGAGTARRLGQRGITTMGQVAHADEDMFYKIFGIDAELLIDHAWGREPTTIADIKAFKPKTNCLTSGQVLMRDYTFDEGKLIVREMMDLLCLDLVEKELVTASVSLQVGYSNALRADPAKGTASLATPSSADRVLIPAVVELYERIVDKSKPVRRINISCNNVAAETGYHQLSLFDTQDEAVERNHKVQKAVLSIKKRCGKDAVLKGMNFEEAATTRERNHQIGGHKSGSK; translated from the coding sequence ATGACAAATCGCTCATATCTTTGTATAGACCTAAAGTCATTCTATGCTTCGGTCGAATGCGTGGAACGGGGTCTCGACCCTATGACCACGAATCTGGTTGTCGCTGATCCTGAACGGTCGGATAAGACCATATGCCTTGCTATTACTCCGACGATGAAAGCACTAGGCATCCACAATCGCTGTCGGGTATTTGAGATACCGAAGAACATAAAATATATCATGGTCGAGCCGCGAATGCAGAAGTATATTGACTACGCCGCCGAGATTTACGGTATCTACTTGCAATACATCTCAAAAGACGATATCCATGTGTATTCCATCGACGAGGCTTTTCTTGATGTTACCAGTTACCTTTCACATTATGGACTGACTGCCAAGGAGATGGCGTTAAAACTCATGGCAGAGGTTCTTAGAAAGACCGGCATCAGAGCGACCTGTGGTATCGGTACAAATCTTTACCTCGCCAAAATCGCTCTTGATATAACGGCGAAACACTCGCCGGATTTCATCGGTATTCTTGACGAAGAGTCCTACCAAAAGACGCTTTGGGACCATAAACCCATCACCGATTTCTGGCGCGTCGGTGCTGGAACGGCACGACGCTTGGGGCAACGCGGTATCACAACAATGGGACAGGTCGCTCATGCTGATGAGGATATGTTTTATAAGATATTTGGCATTGATGCCGAGCTACTGATAGACCATGCTTGGGGACGTGAGCCGACGACCATTGCGGATATAAAAGCCTTTAAGCCGAAAACAAACTGCCTTACCAGCGGGCAGGTTCTCATGCGGGATTATACCTTCGATGAGGGCAAACTGATTGTGCGGGAAATGATGGACTTGCTCTGCCTTGATCTGGTAGAGAAAGAGCTTGTGACGGCCTCCGTGTCCTTACAAGTCGGTTACTCTAACGCGCTCCGTGCTGACCCGGCAAAAGGAACGGCATCGCTTGCAACCCCATCCAGCGCCGATAGGGTGCTGATTCCTGCGGTTGTTGAACTCTATGAGCGAATCGTTGATAAGAGTAAACCCGTCCGGCGCATTAACATCTCCTGCAATAATGTGGCAGCTGAAACGGGATACCATCAGCTCAGCCTCTTTGATACGCAGGACGAAGCAGTGGAACGCAATCATAAGGTTCAAAAGGCCGTTCTCAGCATCAAGAAGAGATGTGGCAAAGATGCTGTTCTGAAAGGAATGAACTTTGAAGAAGCTGCCACCACGCGTGAGCGGAACCATCAGATTGGAGGGCATAAGAGTGGCAGCAAGTAG
- a CDS encoding IS3 family transposase codes for MPADSHRGIFTFKFHNYSFKHLTHLFRLLFHIDKKKIKRIHKKSKELYGFRRITKDLRKHKIKCSKNRVHRLMNLQPP; via the coding sequence ATGCCTGCTGATTCTCACCGTGGCATTTTCACCTTTAAGTTCCACAACTATTCCTTCAAGCATCTCACTCATTTGTTCAGACTCCTTTTTCACATTGACAAAAAGAAAATCAAAAGAATCCACAAGAAATCTAAAGAATTATACGGTTTTAGACGGATTACTAAGGATCTTCGAAAACACAAAATTAAATGTAGTAAGAACCGAGTTCACCGTTTGATGAATCTGCAACCACCATAA
- a CDS encoding SoxR reducing system RseC family protein, translating to MSEMLEGIVVELKGENATVRISRHSECIGCGACPGDSAMILEATDTLGTKIGQHVLIENKKNNMIFAFFMVFIMPLLAVALGIYLGYYFSLKFMISTALMMILGGVLFALLAIIGVKHFDSSLQSEKPIIIRVIQ from the coding sequence ATGAGTGAGATGCTTGAAGGAATAGTTGTGGAACTTAAAGGTGAAAATGCCACGGTGAGAATCAGCAGGCATAGTGAATGCATCGGTTGTGGTGCTTGTCCAGGAGACAGCGCGATGATTCTCGAAGCTACCGATACCCTTGGCACAAAAATTGGTCAACATGTTTTAATTGAGAATAAGAAAAACAATATGATTTTTGCCTTCTTTATGGTATTCATTATGCCCTTACTAGCGGTAGCACTGGGAATATACCTTGGCTATTATTTTTCTTTAAAATTCATGATTTCAACAGCTTTAATGATGATCTTGGGAGGGGTGCTCTTTGCTCTGTTAGCGATAATTGGAGTCAAACACTTTGATTCATCGCTACAATCAGAGAAGCCTATTATTATAAGAGTCATTCAATGA
- the rsxC gene encoding electron transport complex subunit RsxC, translating into MFGKIKWGIHPDTHKTATERKAIEIPELPKKVILPVRQHIGAPCTPIVKKGDTVKKGQLIASAGGAVSSNVHATISGTVVEISDQPHPSLGKCLAIIIENDGLDQWAEGVPTKREWENLNHDELIDIIKDAGIVGLGGATFPVHIKLTPPKDSVIDTLIINAAECEPYLTADHRIMLEYTERVVTGVAILKKILAVNHVIIGIENNKLDAVKTLGDAFNDPQVDVVAVPTKYPHGSEKMLIKTLLNREVPSGKLPLSVGVVVQNVGTAVAVCDAVRNGIPLIERIVTVSGSAIKEPKNLLLRIGTLFSDAIAHCGGFKFAPDKIIMGGPFMGMAQYSIDVPVIKGTNGILALSKNEVNSGPQSPCIRCGRCVEGCPMGLNPSMLSILSEKGFFDEALDTYHLLDCMECGCCSYVCPAKRKIVHFIRYAKKMSALKGAKK; encoded by the coding sequence TTGTTTGGAAAAATCAAGTGGGGTATTCATCCTGATACCCACAAAACAGCAACAGAAAGAAAAGCTATTGAAATCCCTGAGCTGCCAAAGAAAGTGATTCTCCCAGTTCGTCAACATATAGGCGCACCTTGTACGCCTATTGTGAAAAAGGGGGATACTGTGAAAAAAGGGCAGCTTATTGCCTCTGCGGGCGGTGCCGTTTCAAGCAATGTTCATGCGACTATTTCAGGCACTGTTGTGGAAATTTCTGATCAACCTCATCCAAGCCTAGGGAAATGTCTTGCTATTATCATTGAAAATGATGGTCTGGATCAGTGGGCAGAAGGTGTTCCAACTAAACGCGAATGGGAAAACCTAAATCATGATGAACTTATTGATATTATTAAAGATGCAGGTATTGTTGGATTAGGCGGTGCTACCTTTCCCGTTCACATTAAACTTACTCCTCCCAAGGATAGTGTTATCGATACATTGATCATTAATGCTGCAGAATGTGAACCTTATTTAACTGCAGATCATCGTATTATGCTTGAATATACGGAGCGTGTGGTTACAGGCGTAGCTATCCTCAAAAAAATCCTAGCGGTTAACCATGTGATCATTGGCATCGAAAATAATAAATTAGATGCCGTAAAAACTTTAGGAGACGCTTTTAACGACCCACAGGTCGATGTTGTAGCGGTTCCCACCAAATACCCACACGGTTCAGAAAAGATGTTGATCAAAACACTACTGAATCGTGAAGTACCATCGGGGAAACTACCGTTAAGCGTCGGAGTCGTAGTCCAGAATGTGGGTACCGCTGTCGCTGTTTGTGATGCGGTCCGAAATGGGATTCCTTTGATTGAAAGAATTGTTACGGTAAGTGGCAGCGCGATCAAGGAACCTAAAAACCTGCTTTTGAGAATTGGAACTCTATTTTCTGATGCTATAGCCCACTGTGGTGGATTCAAATTTGCACCTGATAAAATTATTATGGGTGGCCCTTTTATGGGAATGGCTCAGTATTCAATCGATGTCCCTGTGATTAAAGGAACAAATGGAATCCTTGCTTTAAGCAAAAATGAAGTCAACTCTGGCCCGCAATCACCTTGTATTCGTTGTGGACGATGTGTCGAGGGATGTCCGATGGGTCTAAATCCGAGTATGCTCAGTATTCTCAGTGAAAAAGGATTTTTTGATGAAGCTCTTGATACGTATCATTTGCTTGATTGTATGGAATGCGGCTGTTGCAGCTATGTTTGTCCAGCAAAACGGAAAATTGTCCATTTTATTCGGTATGCAAAAAAGATGTCTGCGCTGAAGGGGGCAAAAAAATGA
- a CDS encoding RnfABCDGE type electron transport complex subunit D: MSTEIVIDEQSKKMIVSSSPHIFDNTSISKIMWTVTLTLLPAVIFAIFHFGMSAFVTLAVGSLSAVLFEAITQKILKKKITVSDGSAFLCGLLLAMCLPPGVPVFVPIVGSFVAIVIAKHSMGGLGFNIFNPAHIGRAVLMASWPVLMTTWTNMGPKVDVITGATPLNILKQDGYGALIQVFGNQTEMYKSMFLGFRNGSIGETSVVLLVLGGLFLIYKRYIDWTVPVVMIATVGALTWIFGPQGLFTGDPLFHMMAGGLIIGAFFMATDMVTTPITRKGKLIFAAGAGALTVLIRLVGGYPEGVCYSILLMNCVTPLIDRYIQPAQYGRK; encoded by the coding sequence ATGAGCACTGAGATCGTTATTGATGAGCAATCGAAGAAAATGATTGTTTCTTCGTCGCCGCATATATTTGATAACACCTCAATTTCAAAGATTATGTGGACGGTTACTCTCACTTTATTGCCAGCCGTAATTTTTGCCATCTTCCATTTTGGCATGTCGGCATTCGTGACCTTAGCTGTTGGGAGTCTATCCGCTGTGCTTTTTGAGGCAATCACCCAAAAAATATTGAAAAAGAAAATTACGGTAAGCGACGGCAGTGCCTTCTTATGCGGATTGCTTCTGGCTATGTGCTTACCGCCGGGAGTACCTGTTTTCGTTCCCATTGTTGGGTCATTTGTGGCGATCGTCATCGCTAAGCACTCAATGGGTGGATTGGGTTTTAATATTTTTAATCCCGCCCATATTGGGAGAGCTGTTTTAATGGCTTCGTGGCCTGTATTGATGACAACATGGACTAATATGGGTCCCAAAGTGGATGTAATCACGGGTGCTACGCCCTTGAACATATTGAAACAGGATGGTTACGGTGCACTGATCCAAGTTTTCGGAAACCAAACGGAAATGTATAAATCTATGTTTTTGGGGTTTAGAAATGGAAGTATTGGCGAGACGTCAGTTGTCCTACTTGTTCTTGGCGGGCTTTTCCTTATTTATAAACGTTATATCGATTGGACAGTCCCAGTTGTGATGATTGCTACCGTCGGAGCGCTTACCTGGATATTCGGCCCGCAAGGTCTTTTTACAGGGGACCCGCTTTTTCATATGATGGCCGGTGGCCTTATTATCGGTGCCTTTTTCATGGCCACGGATATGGTTACGACGCCAATTACGAGAAAAGGAAAGCTTATCTTTGCTGCAGGGGCAGGTGCGCTCACAGTTTTGATTAGGCTCGTCGGAGGATACCCAGAAGGTGTTTGTTATTCAATCCTCCTCATGAACTGTGTTACCCCATTAATCGATCGTTATATCCAACCTGCTCAATATGGAAGGAAGTGA
- a CDS encoding RnfABCDGE type electron transport complex subunit G: MTSEYAEKNRNSILKIALNLTAACVISGLIIGIVYFFTKDIAIQKQIELKNLALQSLVAEADQYTRIPDKTDWYTASKNGQVIAYIVPTESKGYGGPIKMLVAIDKNNKIIKYTILESKETPGLGDKASKPLFADQFVGKSVNNLQVTKNQSDKESIQAISGATISSKAVTLAVKNAMDEVANFAKGVN; this comes from the coding sequence ATGACTTCAGAATATGCTGAAAAAAATAGGAATAGTATCTTGAAGATTGCCCTTAATTTGACAGCAGCTTGTGTGATATCAGGGCTTATTATAGGTATAGTTTATTTTTTTACTAAAGATATTGCTATTCAAAAACAAATTGAATTAAAAAATCTAGCGCTTCAAAGTCTGGTGGCAGAAGCGGATCAATACACTCGTATTCCAGATAAAACAGATTGGTATACCGCATCTAAAAATGGTCAAGTCATTGCCTATATAGTTCCGACAGAAAGTAAAGGCTATGGCGGCCCTATTAAGATGTTGGTCGCGATTGACAAAAATAATAAGATCATTAAATATACTATCCTCGAGAGTAAAGAAACTCCAGGGTTGGGAGATAAGGCATCCAAACCGCTCTTCGCCGATCAATTTGTAGGAAAAAGTGTTAATAACCTTCAAGTAACGAAGAATCAAAGCGACAAAGAATCAATTCAGGCCATCAGTGGTGCTACGATATCCTCAAAGGCGGTGACCTTAGCTGTGAAAAATGCTATGGATGAAGTTGCTAATTTTGCGAAGGGGGTGAATTAA
- the rsxE gene encoding electron transport complex subunit RsxE, producing MSLWKNFSKGLIVENPIFVLALSLCPALAVTSSVATALAMGLSVTFVMSMNNLIVSLIRKVVNEKVRVPIYITSIATIVTVVELILKAFLPLLYKDLGIYLDLIVVFAIILARAEVFASKNPPLPSFVDGLGMGVGFTLAMVIIGTIREIIGNGSILGFDLFGPTYQPALIMILAPGAFILIGYCVAAFKILNQHIEKRHKERGEIA from the coding sequence ATGTCATTGTGGAAGAACTTTTCAAAAGGTCTCATCGTGGAAAATCCGATCTTTGTCCTAGCTCTGAGTCTTTGCCCTGCCCTTGCAGTCACTAGTTCAGTTGCAACTGCGTTAGCTATGGGGCTATCCGTTACCTTTGTTATGTCAATGAACAATCTTATCGTTTCATTAATACGTAAAGTGGTTAATGAAAAAGTACGGGTACCCATTTATATTACTTCAATTGCCACAATTGTTACTGTTGTTGAATTAATACTAAAGGCATTTTTGCCTTTGCTTTATAAAGATTTAGGAATTTATCTAGACCTAATTGTAGTATTTGCGATTATCTTAGCACGGGCAGAGGTTTTTGCCTCAAAGAATCCCCCTCTTCCATCCTTCGTTGATGGTCTGGGTATGGGAGTTGGCTTTACATTAGCCATGGTCATTATCGGAACTATCCGGGAGATCATCGGGAATGGAAGTATTCTGGGGTTTGACTTGTTTGGGCCAACCTATCAACCCGCATTAATTATGATTCTAGCGCCAGGTGCATTTATACTCATTGGCTACTGCGTAGCCGCTTTTAAAATTCTTAATCAACATATTGAAAAACGCCATAAAGAGAGAGGTGAGATCGCATGA
- a CDS encoding electron transport complex protein RnfA: MNDYLLLFIGAVVVNNFVLTRFLGLCIFFGVSNSLNASVGMGMAVTSVITLSSMFAWGVYNFILVPLNVTFLTTIVFVLLIASFVQLLEMVIKKYAPGLYKMWGIYLLLVATNCVVLGVPLINVESNYTFLKSVVNSVGSGVGFALAITLMASCREKLRLADVPKSLQGLGIAFIIAGCLSLSFFGFSGMIK; the protein is encoded by the coding sequence ATGAATGATTATTTACTCCTTTTTATTGGGGCGGTTGTCGTTAATAACTTCGTACTAACACGGTTCCTTGGCTTGTGCATTTTCTTTGGCGTTTCCAATAGCCTTAATGCTTCAGTCGGAATGGGTATGGCTGTAACATCGGTTATTACCTTGAGTTCAATGTTCGCCTGGGGAGTATATAATTTTATCTTAGTACCCTTAAATGTCACATTTTTAACAACAATCGTGTTTGTTCTACTCATCGCGAGTTTTGTCCAATTGCTCGAAATGGTGATCAAAAAATATGCGCCAGGTCTATATAAGATGTGGGGGATTTATCTACTTTTGGTTGCGACTAACTGTGTTGTGCTTGGTGTTCCGTTGATCAATGTTGAATCGAATTACACGTTTTTGAAAAGTGTCGTCAATTCGGTGGGATCTGGTGTGGGGTTTGCTTTAGCAATTACCCTAATGGCCAGCTGTCGAGAGAAATTACGCCTAGCTGATGTGCCGAAATCCTTGCAAGGATTGGGAATTGCATTTATTATCGCAGGATGTTTGTCCTTATCATTCTTTGGTTTCTCCGGAATGATAAAATAG
- the rnfB gene encoding RnfABCDGE type electron transport complex subunit B — protein MQIIITIVAVMGLVGLFFGLVLAFANKKLAIELDPLIHKVEDILPKGQCGSCGFAGCSAYAEAVVMNEDVPPNLCVPGKKAVADKVAELTGKAAAEVESKFAFVKCTNPISIAEKKYEYSGLDDCVAANILLSGPKACEYGCIGLGSCVKKCVFGALSLNDQGLPVVDKELCTGCGQCAAICPKKVIEMIPIDAHVTVACNSHDKGAIARKYCPTACIGCGLCKKQCPYEAIQIKNNLAVVDSNICIGKCNQRVCLEKCPTKAIEECLISSLRMRAV, from the coding sequence ATGCAGATTATTATAACGATTGTTGCAGTAATGGGTCTTGTGGGATTGTTCTTTGGACTAGTTCTAGCTTTTGCTAATAAAAAACTGGCAATTGAACTGGATCCATTGATCCATAAGGTTGAAGATATTTTACCTAAAGGACAATGTGGTTCTTGCGGTTTTGCGGGTTGTTCAGCTTATGCTGAAGCCGTCGTTATGAATGAGGATGTGCCCCCGAATCTTTGTGTACCGGGAAAAAAGGCAGTTGCGGATAAAGTGGCTGAATTAACCGGAAAAGCAGCGGCAGAGGTTGAGTCAAAATTTGCCTTTGTAAAGTGTACCAATCCTATTAGTATTGCAGAAAAGAAATATGAGTATTCAGGGCTTGATGATTGCGTTGCTGCCAATATATTATTGTCTGGTCCAAAAGCATGTGAATATGGGTGTATTGGCTTAGGAAGTTGTGTCAAGAAATGTGTGTTTGGTGCTCTTTCGCTCAACGATCAAGGATTGCCAGTTGTAGATAAAGAACTATGTACTGGTTGTGGTCAATGTGCAGCAATTTGTCCGAAAAAGGTCATAGAAATGATTCCAATTGATGCTCATGTTACAGTTGCATGTAATTCGCACGATAAAGGTGCAATAGCTCGCAAATATTGTCCAACAGCTTGTATCGGTTGTGGTTTGTGCAAAAAGCAATGCCCATATGAAGCCATTCAGATCAAAAATAACCTAGCGGTGGTCGATTCGAACATCTGCATCGGAAAATGCAATCAACGAGTTTGCTTGGAAAAGTGTCCCACGAAAGCGATCGAGGAGTGCCTAATTTCTTCTTTGAGAATGAGAGCTGTTTAA
- a CDS encoding DEAD/DEAH box helicase: MCGSIQSVARNLEEFRPEDFGYVIIDECHHGAANTYKKILGYFTPEFTLGLTATPDRTDGEDLLEVFKKVAHKLDLKTAVEIGELVPIRCIRIKTNVDLSTVRINGIKYYSQDLESKLFVPERNQIIVGTYQEWVRDKKTVVFCASVRHAQEIAQLFKESGIRAEAVSGLMKPLDRKRTLDQYENGDINVLCACDLLNEGWDSPKTEVLFMARPTLSKTLYIQQLGRGMRKSAGKEYLMVFDFIDNANLFNMPYSLHRLFNIKEYQTGSYVLSPNKKFELDRDLLARGEKPSVYLDFPINVADYELIDLFNWQDEVKDMISQLEFVQRVDVQSETIDKYIREGKILADLEVPFGDKRTFKYFKEETVKKYATQYGWDLINPANMKDKFMEMVRTMDMSYSYKPVLLKAMLSNVDEKGKVLVEDMVDYFIDFYETRKAKGLVAEKKSSVYCKDRYSRKEVEGNIFRNPFKRFEDMRFMNRCREIEYVEFNRHIFKKLSMEEKEWIISHCDEKLEEYYKRFEKD; the protein is encoded by the coding sequence GTGTGTGGTAGTATTCAAAGTGTTGCCCGTAATCTGGAGGAATTTAGACCGGAAGATTTCGGCTATGTGATCATCGATGAATGTCATCATGGTGCGGCCAATACCTATAAAAAGATATTGGGGTATTTTACACCGGAATTCACCTTAGGACTTACAGCTACACCGGATAGAACAGACGGAGAGGATCTACTGGAGGTTTTCAAGAAGGTAGCCCATAAGTTGGACTTGAAAACGGCTGTAGAGATCGGAGAACTGGTACCTATCCGCTGTATTCGGATCAAGACTAATGTTGATCTTTCGACGGTCCGTATTAATGGTATCAAATACTACTCTCAAGACTTGGAGAGCAAGCTTTTTGTTCCGGAACGAAACCAGATTATTGTAGGAACTTACCAGGAGTGGGTAAGGGATAAAAAGACCGTGGTATTCTGTGCTTCTGTGCGCCATGCCCAGGAGATTGCCCAATTATTTAAGGAAAGCGGGATACGTGCCGAAGCCGTATCTGGTTTGATGAAACCTTTGGATAGGAAGCGAACCTTGGATCAGTACGAAAATGGTGACATTAATGTACTTTGTGCCTGTGACCTTCTGAACGAAGGCTGGGATAGTCCCAAAACAGAGGTGCTCTTCATGGCAAGACCTACCCTCTCCAAAACGCTCTATATTCAGCAATTGGGAAGAGGGATGCGAAAAAGTGCAGGCAAAGAATATCTCATGGTCTTTGACTTTATTGATAATGCGAATCTCTTCAACATGCCGTATTCCCTGCATAGGCTTTTCAACATCAAGGAATACCAGACTGGAAGTTACGTTCTGTCTCCAAATAAAAAGTTTGAGTTAGATCGTGATTTGTTAGCTCGGGGGGAAAAGCCCTCGGTTTACTTGGATTTCCCCATTAATGTGGCCGACTACGAACTGATTGATCTCTTCAACTGGCAGGATGAAGTCAAGGATATGATCTCTCAATTGGAGTTTGTACAAAGGGTTGATGTACAATCTGAAACCATTGACAAGTATATTCGTGAGGGGAAAATCCTTGCGGATCTGGAGGTTCCTTTTGGTGATAAACGAACCTTTAAGTATTTTAAAGAAGAAACAGTTAAGAAGTACGCAACACAGTATGGTTGGGACTTAATCAATCCAGCTAATATGAAGGATAAATTCATGGAAATGGTTAGAACGATGGATATGAGCTATTCATATAAGCCTGTACTTCTAAAAGCAATGCTTAGCAATGTCGATGAGAAGGGTAAAGTCTTAGTTGAAGATATGGTTGATTACTTTATCGACTTTTACGAGACAAGAAAAGCGAAGGGCTTAGTAGCGGAGAAGAAATCTAGTGTCTATTGTAAGGACAGGTACAGTAGAAAGGAAGTAGAGGGAAATATTTTTAGAAATCCCTTTAAACGCTTTGAAGATATGCGCTTTATGAATAGGTGTAGGGAAATCGAGTATGTGGAGTTTAATCGGCATATTTTCAAGAAGTTATCTATGGAAGAGAAGGAATGGATTATTAGCCATTGTGATGAAAAGTTAGAGGAGTATTATAAGAGGTTTGAGAAGGATTGA